In the Drosophila gunungcola strain Sukarami unplaced genomic scaffold, Dgunungcola_SK_2 000001F, whole genome shotgun sequence genome, one interval contains:
- the LOC128262755 gene encoding UBX domain-containing protein 7: protein MSSSEAPDALVEQVVEVTACTAEEAKHYLGACANDVSAAVALFFEQGGAAGAAASTSSAAAAGASLPLLDDEEEVRAPIAPVREQLILPEDDNFFASGSSSRLSRVTQRVKVYPLRDFAREGALMEEQLQATGVYADPNAHRLRRGRAAQMVVAGQAMALNSRSTAGTATSTSRLGDLFRPPTDILYSGSLTSAREFATKRQRWLLVNVQDDNFQSQTLNRDVWSDKELKKLIRRQFTFWQVDNDTSEGRRFVAFYHCATLPYLCVIDPRTGEEVWRSAEPKLENILSDLRKFLKEHRDFIQEDAPSTSKRSATYIDDDDEVDPEASCSSTASSKGTPKKRAKVLELTEEEQLELAIKNSINENGGGGGTQKEDNTEGASDNESLEEFDDEELKGVAAASYENHLGEAKSELTALKLRLLNAAGTDEEMVQLRWPSDTKLQTLRLYIKQTHKHIPLEGYKLICAFPRKSLETEHNGSSLKELGLHPSANLHLTLDD, encoded by the coding sequence ATGTCCAGTAGCGAAGCGCCGGACGCGCTGGTGGAGCAGGTGGTCGAGGTGACTGCCTGCACGGCCGAGGAAGCGAAACATTATTTGGGGGCCTGTGCCAACGATGTTTCCGCCGCCGTGGCTTTGTTTTTCGAGCAGGGCGGCGCGGCAGGAGCAGCTGCCTCCACATCCTCGGCAGCAGCTGCTGGTGCATCGCTTCCCCTGCTAGACGATGAGGAGGAGGTGAGGGCGCCCATTGCCCCTGTGAGGGAACAACTGATCCTGCCCGAGGATGACAACTTCTTCGCGTCGGGGAGCAGCAGCCGCTTGTCGCGCGTCACTCAGCGGGTCAAGGTCTATCCGCTGCGTGATTTCGCCCGGGAGGGTGCTCTGATGGAGGAGCAGCTACAGGCTACCGGCGTCTATGCCGATCCCAATGCCCATAGATTGCGTCGCGGACGTGCCGCCCAGATGGTAGTGGCCGGCCAGGCCATGGCACTTAACAGCCGGTCCACAGCGGGCACAGCTACCAGCACATCCCGCCTCGGAGATCTGTTCCGCCCGCCCACAGACATACTCTACTCCGGATCGCTGACTTCCGCCAGGGAGTTCGCCACAAAGCGGCAACGCTGGCTGCTGGTCAACGTGCAGGACGACAATTTCCAGTCCCAGACCTTGAACCGAGATGTCTGGTCGGACAAGGAGCTTAAGAAACTGATTCGGCGCCAGTTCACCTTCTGGCAGGTGGACAACGACACATCGGAAGGACGGCGCTTTGTGGCATTCTACCACTGCGCCACTCTTCCTTACCTGTGCGTGATCGATCCCCGTACAGGCGAGGAAGTGTGGCGCAGTGCAGAGCCGAAGCTGGAGAATATTCTTTCCGATTTGAGGAAGTTTCTGAAGGAGCACCGCGACTTCATCCAGGAGGATGCACCCAGCACCTCAAAGCGATCAGCCACATACATCGACGATGACGATGAAGTGGACCCGGAGGCCTCGTGCTCGTCGACGGCCAGCTCTAAAGGAACCCCCAAGAAACGGGCCAAAGTTTTGGAGCTCACAGAGGAGGAACAGCTGGAGTTGGCCATAAAGAATTCCATAAACGAGaacggcggaggaggaggcacGCAGAAGGAGGATAACACCGAGGGAGCCAGCGATAACGAAAGCCTGGAGGAGTTCGATGATGAGGAGCTCAAGGGCGTGGCCGCCGCTTCCTATGAGAATCACTTGGGCGAGGCCAAGAGTGAATTGACTGCCTTGAAGCTGCGCCTGCTCAACGCCGCCGGAACAGATGAGGAGATGGTCCAGCTGCGCTGGCCCTCAGACACCAAACTGCAAACACTGAGGTTGTATATAAAACAAACGCACAAGCACATCCCTCTGGAAGGCTACAAACTCATCTGCGCCTTCCCGCGCAAATCCCTCGAGACGGAGCACAATGGCAGCTCCTTGAAGGAACTCGGCCTGCATCCGTCGGCCAATCTGCATCTCACACTGGACGACTAG
- the LOC128262771 gene encoding inosine triphosphate pyrophosphatase, with protein sequence MSKPITFVTGNAKKLEELVAILGPSFPRTIVSKKIDLPELQGDIDEIAIKKCKEAARQVNGPVLVEDTSLCFNALEGLPGPYIKWFLEKLQPEGLHRLLHGWEDKSAQAVCTFGYCDGADAEPLIFKGITEGVIVEPRGPRDFGWDPVFQPKGYDKTYAELPKSEKNTISHRYRALALLQQHFEKLDKLIN encoded by the exons ATGTCGAAACCAATTACCTTTGTCACCGGCAACGCCAAGAAGCTGGAGGAATTGGTTGCCATCTTGGGGCCCAGTTTCCCGCGCACAATAGTCTCCAAGAAGATTGATCTTCCGGAATTACAGG GTGACATCGATGAGATAGCCATTAAGAAGTGCAAGGAGGCGGCACGCCAGGTGAATGGACCAGTCCTAGTTGAGGACACCAGCCTGTGCTTTAATGCTCTGGAAGGATTGCCGGGACCGTATATCAAGTGGTTCTTGGAAAAGCTGCAGCCGGAAGGATTGCACCGCCTACTCCACGGCTGGGAGGACAAATCCGCCCAGGCTGTGTGCACCTTTGGCTATTGCGATGGTGCGGATGCCGAGCCGCTGATCTTCAAGGGCATCACAGAGGGCGTTATCGTGGAGCCCCGTGGTCCCAGGGACTTTGGATG GGATCCAGTTTTCCAGCCCAAGGGCTACGATAAGACCTATGCCGAACTGCCCAAATCGGAGAAGAACACCATTTCCCATCGCTATCGAGCCTTggcgctgctgcagcagcattTTGAGAAGCTGGACAAACTAATAAACTAA